In Pangasianodon hypophthalmus isolate fPanHyp1 chromosome 3, fPanHyp1.pri, whole genome shotgun sequence, a single genomic region encodes these proteins:
- the fbxo11a gene encoding F-box only protein 11a isoform X2: MNSVRAANRRPRRVSRPRPVPPERNNQERDEEGAGDMVADESGPGAQNSPYQLRRKSLLPKRTVYPAKTNMEGDSTSATENFGHRAKRARVSGKLQDITAAPAEQYLQVKLPDEVVLKIFSYLLEQDLCRAACVCKRFSELANDPILWKRLYIEVFEYARPMMHPDSGKFYQINPEEYEQPNPWKESFQQLYKGAHVKPGFAEHFYSNPARYKGRENMLYYDTIEDALGGVQEAHFDGLIFVHSGIYTDEWIYIESPITMIGAAGKVADKVVIENTRDSTFVFMEGSEDAYVGYMTIKFNPDDKSAQHHNAHHCLEITVNCSPIIDHCIIRSTCTVGSAVCVSGQGACPTIKHCNISDCENVGLYITDHAQGIFEDNEISNNALAGIWVKNHGNPIIRRNHIHHGRDVGVFTFDHGMGYFESCNIHRNRIAGFEVKAYANPTVVRCEIHHGQTGGIYVHEKGRGQFIENKIYANNFAGVWITSNSDPTIRGNAIFNGNQGGVYIFGDGRGLIEGNDIYGNALAGIQIRTNSCPIVRHNKIHDGQHGGIYVHEKGQGVIEENEVYSNTLAGVWVTTGSMPVLRRNRIHSGKQVGVYFYDNGHGVLEDNDIYNHMYSGVQIRTGSNPKIRRNKIWGGQNGGILVYNSGLGLIEDNEIFDNAMAGVWIKTDSNPTLRRNKIHDGRDGGICIFNGGRGLLEENDIFRNAQAGVLISTNSHPVLRKNRIFDGFAAGIEITNHATATLEGNQIFNNRFGGLFLASGVNVTMKDNKIMNNQDAIEKAVSRGQCLYKISSYTSYPMHDFYRCHTCNTTDRNAICVNCIKKCHQGHDVEFIRHDRFFCDCGAGTLSNPCTLAGEPTHDTDTLYDSAPPIESSTLQHN; encoded by the exons ATGAACTCGGTGAGAGCTGCGAACCGCAGACCCAGGCGAGTGTCGAGGCCGCGCCCGGTGCCGCCGGAAAGAAACAACCAAGAAAGAG ATGAGGAGGGTGCTGGAGACATGGTTGCTGACGAATCTGGTCCAGGAGCTCAGAATAGTCCATATCAACTTCGGAGAAAGTCTCTTTTACCCAAAAGAACTGTATATCCAGCCAAGACTAATATGGAG GGTGATTCCACATCAGCAACAGAAAACTTTGGTCATCGGGCCAAGCGTGCTAGGGTGTCAGGGAAATTACAAGACATAACAG CTGCTCCAGCAGAGCAGTACCTGCAAGTGAAGCTTCCAGATGAGGTGGTACTGAAGATCTTCTCCTATCTGCTGGAGCAAGATCTGTGTCGGGCTGCTTGCGTGTGCAAACGCTTTAGTGAACTGGCCAATGACCCCATTCTGTG GAAGCGACTCTATATAGAGGTTTTTGAATACGCCCGTCCCATGATGCACCCAGACTCAGGAAAATTTTACCAAATTAACCCAGAGGAGTATGAGCAGCCCAATCCATGGAAGGAGAGCTTTCAGCAGCTg tataaggGAGCACATGTGAAGCCAGGCTTTGCAGAACACTTTTACAGTAACCCTGCCAGATATAAAGGGAGGGAGAATATGCTG TATTACGACACTATTGAGGATGCATTAGGCGGGGTACAGGAGGCTCACTTTGATGGGCTTATATTTGTCCACTCAGGGATTTACACAGATGAGTGGATCTATATTGAGTCGCCAATCACAATGATTGGTGCAG CAGGGAAAGTTGCAGATAAAGTTGTCATTGAGAACACTAGAGATTCAACATTTGTGTTCATGGAGGGGTCAGAAGATGCATATGTCGGCTATATGACAATAAAG TTCAACCCTGATGATAAGTCAGCCCAGCATCACAATGCGCATCACTGTTTAGAGATCACAGTTAACTGCAGCCCCATCATTGACCACTGCATCATACGTAGCACATGCACAG TGGGTTCAGCAGTATGTGTGAGTGGCCAAGGGGCGTGTCCCACTATCAAACACTGTAACATCAGCGACTGTGAGAATGTAGGCCTCTACATCACTGACCATGCACAG GGCATTTTTGAAGATAATGAGATATCCAATAATGCTCTAGCTGGGATCTGGGTTAAGAACCATGGAAATCCCATAATTAGAAGGAATCACATCCACCATGGTAGAGATGTGGGAGTCTTTacttttgaccatggcatg GGCTACTTTGAAAGCTGCAACATTCATAGAAACCGGATAGCAGGATTTGAAGTGAAGGCATATGCCAACCCCACAGTAGTGCGCTGTGAAATCCACCATGGACAGACTGGGGGCATATATGTACATGAAAAGGGCAGAGGGCAGTTCATTGAGAACAAGATCTATGCAAACAACTTTGCTGGTGTATGGATTACCTCAAATAGTGACCCTACAATTAG GGGTAATGCGATCTTTAATGGCAACCAAGGTGGTGTTTACATATTTGGTGATGGCCGGGGTCTTATTGAAGGAAACGACATATATGGGAATGCCTTGGCAGGGATTCAGATCCGGACCAACAGCTGTCCTATTGTCCGGCATAACAAGATCCATGACGGCCAACACGGGGGCATATATGTG CATGAGAAAGGCCAAGGTGTGATTGAGGAGAATGAAGTCTACAGCAACACATTGGCTGGAGTGTGGGTAACCACAGGAAGCATGCCTGTACTGCGCAGGAATAGAATACACAGTGGAAAACAG gttggtgtttatttttatgataatgGGCATGGAGTGCTGGAAGACAATGATATCTACAACCACATGTATTCAGGAGTTCAGATCAG GACTGGAAGCAACCCAAAAATAAGACGAAACAAGATCTGGGGTGGACAAAATGGCGGCATCCTTGTTTACAACTCTG GTTTGGGTTTAATAGAAGACAATGAGATCTTTGACAATGCCATGGCAGGGGTTTGGATCAAGACAGACAGCAACCCAACACTTCGTAGGAATAAGATCCATGatgggagagatggaggaatttgcatatttaatggAGGACGAG GGTTGCTGGAGGAGAATGACATCTTTAGGAACGCCCAGGCAGGGGTCCTCATCAGTACCAACAGTcaccctgtactgagaaaaaacaGGATATTTGATGGCTTTGCTGCAG GTATTGAGATTACAAACCATGCAACTGCAACTTTAGAAGGAAATCAGATTTTTAACAACCGCTTTGGTGGGTTGTTTCTTGCATCTGGTGTCAACGTGACAATGAAAG ATAATAAGATAATGAACAATCAAGACGCCATCGAAAAAGCTGTGAGCCGAGGACAATGCCTGTATAAGATTTCCAGTTACACCAGCTATCCAATGCATGATTTTTACAG ATGTCACACCTGTAACACAACAGACCGCAATGCAATTTGTGTGAACTGCATCAAAAAGTGTCATCAAGGACATGATGTAGAGTTTATTAGACATGATAG GTTTTTCTGTGACTGTGGTGCTGGGACATTGTCAAACCCATGCACGTTAGCTGGAGAGCCGACACATGACACGGATACACTGTATGACTCTGCTCCTCCTATAGAGTCCAGCACACTGCAGCACAACTGA
- the fbxo11a gene encoding F-box only protein 11a isoform X1 produces MNSVRAANRRPRRVSRPRPVPPERNNQERDEEGAGDMVADESGPGAQNSPYQLRRKSLLPKRTVYPAKTNMEGDSTSATENFGHRAKRARVSGKLQDITAAPAEQYLQVKLPDEVVLKIFSYLLEQDLCRAACVCKRFSELANDPILWKRLYIEVFEYARPMMHPDSGKFYQINPEEYEQPNPWKESFQQLYKGAHVKPGFAEHFYSNPARYKGRENMLYYDTIEDALGGVQEAHFDGLIFVHSGIYTDEWIYIESPITMIGAAAGKVADKVVIENTRDSTFVFMEGSEDAYVGYMTIKFNPDDKSAQHHNAHHCLEITVNCSPIIDHCIIRSTCTVGSAVCVSGQGACPTIKHCNISDCENVGLYITDHAQGIFEDNEISNNALAGIWVKNHGNPIIRRNHIHHGRDVGVFTFDHGMGYFESCNIHRNRIAGFEVKAYANPTVVRCEIHHGQTGGIYVHEKGRGQFIENKIYANNFAGVWITSNSDPTIRGNAIFNGNQGGVYIFGDGRGLIEGNDIYGNALAGIQIRTNSCPIVRHNKIHDGQHGGIYVHEKGQGVIEENEVYSNTLAGVWVTTGSMPVLRRNRIHSGKQVGVYFYDNGHGVLEDNDIYNHMYSGVQIRTGSNPKIRRNKIWGGQNGGILVYNSGLGLIEDNEIFDNAMAGVWIKTDSNPTLRRNKIHDGRDGGICIFNGGRGLLEENDIFRNAQAGVLISTNSHPVLRKNRIFDGFAAGIEITNHATATLEGNQIFNNRFGGLFLASGVNVTMKDNKIMNNQDAIEKAVSRGQCLYKISSYTSYPMHDFYRCHTCNTTDRNAICVNCIKKCHQGHDVEFIRHDRFFCDCGAGTLSNPCTLAGEPTHDTDTLYDSAPPIESSTLQHN; encoded by the exons ATGAACTCGGTGAGAGCTGCGAACCGCAGACCCAGGCGAGTGTCGAGGCCGCGCCCGGTGCCGCCGGAAAGAAACAACCAAGAAAGAG ATGAGGAGGGTGCTGGAGACATGGTTGCTGACGAATCTGGTCCAGGAGCTCAGAATAGTCCATATCAACTTCGGAGAAAGTCTCTTTTACCCAAAAGAACTGTATATCCAGCCAAGACTAATATGGAG GGTGATTCCACATCAGCAACAGAAAACTTTGGTCATCGGGCCAAGCGTGCTAGGGTGTCAGGGAAATTACAAGACATAACAG CTGCTCCAGCAGAGCAGTACCTGCAAGTGAAGCTTCCAGATGAGGTGGTACTGAAGATCTTCTCCTATCTGCTGGAGCAAGATCTGTGTCGGGCTGCTTGCGTGTGCAAACGCTTTAGTGAACTGGCCAATGACCCCATTCTGTG GAAGCGACTCTATATAGAGGTTTTTGAATACGCCCGTCCCATGATGCACCCAGACTCAGGAAAATTTTACCAAATTAACCCAGAGGAGTATGAGCAGCCCAATCCATGGAAGGAGAGCTTTCAGCAGCTg tataaggGAGCACATGTGAAGCCAGGCTTTGCAGAACACTTTTACAGTAACCCTGCCAGATATAAAGGGAGGGAGAATATGCTG TATTACGACACTATTGAGGATGCATTAGGCGGGGTACAGGAGGCTCACTTTGATGGGCTTATATTTGTCCACTCAGGGATTTACACAGATGAGTGGATCTATATTGAGTCGCCAATCACAATGATTGGTGCAG CAGCAGGGAAAGTTGCAGATAAAGTTGTCATTGAGAACACTAGAGATTCAACATTTGTGTTCATGGAGGGGTCAGAAGATGCATATGTCGGCTATATGACAATAAAG TTCAACCCTGATGATAAGTCAGCCCAGCATCACAATGCGCATCACTGTTTAGAGATCACAGTTAACTGCAGCCCCATCATTGACCACTGCATCATACGTAGCACATGCACAG TGGGTTCAGCAGTATGTGTGAGTGGCCAAGGGGCGTGTCCCACTATCAAACACTGTAACATCAGCGACTGTGAGAATGTAGGCCTCTACATCACTGACCATGCACAG GGCATTTTTGAAGATAATGAGATATCCAATAATGCTCTAGCTGGGATCTGGGTTAAGAACCATGGAAATCCCATAATTAGAAGGAATCACATCCACCATGGTAGAGATGTGGGAGTCTTTacttttgaccatggcatg GGCTACTTTGAAAGCTGCAACATTCATAGAAACCGGATAGCAGGATTTGAAGTGAAGGCATATGCCAACCCCACAGTAGTGCGCTGTGAAATCCACCATGGACAGACTGGGGGCATATATGTACATGAAAAGGGCAGAGGGCAGTTCATTGAGAACAAGATCTATGCAAACAACTTTGCTGGTGTATGGATTACCTCAAATAGTGACCCTACAATTAG GGGTAATGCGATCTTTAATGGCAACCAAGGTGGTGTTTACATATTTGGTGATGGCCGGGGTCTTATTGAAGGAAACGACATATATGGGAATGCCTTGGCAGGGATTCAGATCCGGACCAACAGCTGTCCTATTGTCCGGCATAACAAGATCCATGACGGCCAACACGGGGGCATATATGTG CATGAGAAAGGCCAAGGTGTGATTGAGGAGAATGAAGTCTACAGCAACACATTGGCTGGAGTGTGGGTAACCACAGGAAGCATGCCTGTACTGCGCAGGAATAGAATACACAGTGGAAAACAG gttggtgtttatttttatgataatgGGCATGGAGTGCTGGAAGACAATGATATCTACAACCACATGTATTCAGGAGTTCAGATCAG GACTGGAAGCAACCCAAAAATAAGACGAAACAAGATCTGGGGTGGACAAAATGGCGGCATCCTTGTTTACAACTCTG GTTTGGGTTTAATAGAAGACAATGAGATCTTTGACAATGCCATGGCAGGGGTTTGGATCAAGACAGACAGCAACCCAACACTTCGTAGGAATAAGATCCATGatgggagagatggaggaatttgcatatttaatggAGGACGAG GGTTGCTGGAGGAGAATGACATCTTTAGGAACGCCCAGGCAGGGGTCCTCATCAGTACCAACAGTcaccctgtactgagaaaaaacaGGATATTTGATGGCTTTGCTGCAG GTATTGAGATTACAAACCATGCAACTGCAACTTTAGAAGGAAATCAGATTTTTAACAACCGCTTTGGTGGGTTGTTTCTTGCATCTGGTGTCAACGTGACAATGAAAG ATAATAAGATAATGAACAATCAAGACGCCATCGAAAAAGCTGTGAGCCGAGGACAATGCCTGTATAAGATTTCCAGTTACACCAGCTATCCAATGCATGATTTTTACAG ATGTCACACCTGTAACACAACAGACCGCAATGCAATTTGTGTGAACTGCATCAAAAAGTGTCATCAAGGACATGATGTAGAGTTTATTAGACATGATAG GTTTTTCTGTGACTGTGGTGCTGGGACATTGTCAAACCCATGCACGTTAGCTGGAGAGCCGACACATGACACGGATACACTGTATGACTCTGCTCCTCCTATAGAGTCCAGCACACTGCAGCACAACTGA
- the fbxo11a gene encoding F-box only protein 11a isoform X3 — translation MNSVRAANRRPRRVSRPRPVPPERNNQERDEEGAGDMVADESGPGAQNSPYQLRRKSLLPKRTVYPAKTNMEGDSTSATENFGHRAKRARVSGKLQDITEQYLQVKLPDEVVLKIFSYLLEQDLCRAACVCKRFSELANDPILWKRLYIEVFEYARPMMHPDSGKFYQINPEEYEQPNPWKESFQQLYKGAHVKPGFAEHFYSNPARYKGRENMLYYDTIEDALGGVQEAHFDGLIFVHSGIYTDEWIYIESPITMIGAAAGKVADKVVIENTRDSTFVFMEGSEDAYVGYMTIKFNPDDKSAQHHNAHHCLEITVNCSPIIDHCIIRSTCTVGSAVCVSGQGACPTIKHCNISDCENVGLYITDHAQGIFEDNEISNNALAGIWVKNHGNPIIRRNHIHHGRDVGVFTFDHGMGYFESCNIHRNRIAGFEVKAYANPTVVRCEIHHGQTGGIYVHEKGRGQFIENKIYANNFAGVWITSNSDPTIRGNAIFNGNQGGVYIFGDGRGLIEGNDIYGNALAGIQIRTNSCPIVRHNKIHDGQHGGIYVHEKGQGVIEENEVYSNTLAGVWVTTGSMPVLRRNRIHSGKQVGVYFYDNGHGVLEDNDIYNHMYSGVQIRTGSNPKIRRNKIWGGQNGGILVYNSGLGLIEDNEIFDNAMAGVWIKTDSNPTLRRNKIHDGRDGGICIFNGGRGLLEENDIFRNAQAGVLISTNSHPVLRKNRIFDGFAAGIEITNHATATLEGNQIFNNRFGGLFLASGVNVTMKDNKIMNNQDAIEKAVSRGQCLYKISSYTSYPMHDFYRCHTCNTTDRNAICVNCIKKCHQGHDVEFIRHDRFFCDCGAGTLSNPCTLAGEPTHDTDTLYDSAPPIESSTLQHN, via the exons ATGAACTCGGTGAGAGCTGCGAACCGCAGACCCAGGCGAGTGTCGAGGCCGCGCCCGGTGCCGCCGGAAAGAAACAACCAAGAAAGAG ATGAGGAGGGTGCTGGAGACATGGTTGCTGACGAATCTGGTCCAGGAGCTCAGAATAGTCCATATCAACTTCGGAGAAAGTCTCTTTTACCCAAAAGAACTGTATATCCAGCCAAGACTAATATGGAG GGTGATTCCACATCAGCAACAGAAAACTTTGGTCATCGGGCCAAGCGTGCTAGGGTGTCAGGGAAATTACAAGACATAACAG AGCAGTACCTGCAAGTGAAGCTTCCAGATGAGGTGGTACTGAAGATCTTCTCCTATCTGCTGGAGCAAGATCTGTGTCGGGCTGCTTGCGTGTGCAAACGCTTTAGTGAACTGGCCAATGACCCCATTCTGTG GAAGCGACTCTATATAGAGGTTTTTGAATACGCCCGTCCCATGATGCACCCAGACTCAGGAAAATTTTACCAAATTAACCCAGAGGAGTATGAGCAGCCCAATCCATGGAAGGAGAGCTTTCAGCAGCTg tataaggGAGCACATGTGAAGCCAGGCTTTGCAGAACACTTTTACAGTAACCCTGCCAGATATAAAGGGAGGGAGAATATGCTG TATTACGACACTATTGAGGATGCATTAGGCGGGGTACAGGAGGCTCACTTTGATGGGCTTATATTTGTCCACTCAGGGATTTACACAGATGAGTGGATCTATATTGAGTCGCCAATCACAATGATTGGTGCAG CAGCAGGGAAAGTTGCAGATAAAGTTGTCATTGAGAACACTAGAGATTCAACATTTGTGTTCATGGAGGGGTCAGAAGATGCATATGTCGGCTATATGACAATAAAG TTCAACCCTGATGATAAGTCAGCCCAGCATCACAATGCGCATCACTGTTTAGAGATCACAGTTAACTGCAGCCCCATCATTGACCACTGCATCATACGTAGCACATGCACAG TGGGTTCAGCAGTATGTGTGAGTGGCCAAGGGGCGTGTCCCACTATCAAACACTGTAACATCAGCGACTGTGAGAATGTAGGCCTCTACATCACTGACCATGCACAG GGCATTTTTGAAGATAATGAGATATCCAATAATGCTCTAGCTGGGATCTGGGTTAAGAACCATGGAAATCCCATAATTAGAAGGAATCACATCCACCATGGTAGAGATGTGGGAGTCTTTacttttgaccatggcatg GGCTACTTTGAAAGCTGCAACATTCATAGAAACCGGATAGCAGGATTTGAAGTGAAGGCATATGCCAACCCCACAGTAGTGCGCTGTGAAATCCACCATGGACAGACTGGGGGCATATATGTACATGAAAAGGGCAGAGGGCAGTTCATTGAGAACAAGATCTATGCAAACAACTTTGCTGGTGTATGGATTACCTCAAATAGTGACCCTACAATTAG GGGTAATGCGATCTTTAATGGCAACCAAGGTGGTGTTTACATATTTGGTGATGGCCGGGGTCTTATTGAAGGAAACGACATATATGGGAATGCCTTGGCAGGGATTCAGATCCGGACCAACAGCTGTCCTATTGTCCGGCATAACAAGATCCATGACGGCCAACACGGGGGCATATATGTG CATGAGAAAGGCCAAGGTGTGATTGAGGAGAATGAAGTCTACAGCAACACATTGGCTGGAGTGTGGGTAACCACAGGAAGCATGCCTGTACTGCGCAGGAATAGAATACACAGTGGAAAACAG gttggtgtttatttttatgataatgGGCATGGAGTGCTGGAAGACAATGATATCTACAACCACATGTATTCAGGAGTTCAGATCAG GACTGGAAGCAACCCAAAAATAAGACGAAACAAGATCTGGGGTGGACAAAATGGCGGCATCCTTGTTTACAACTCTG GTTTGGGTTTAATAGAAGACAATGAGATCTTTGACAATGCCATGGCAGGGGTTTGGATCAAGACAGACAGCAACCCAACACTTCGTAGGAATAAGATCCATGatgggagagatggaggaatttgcatatttaatggAGGACGAG GGTTGCTGGAGGAGAATGACATCTTTAGGAACGCCCAGGCAGGGGTCCTCATCAGTACCAACAGTcaccctgtactgagaaaaaacaGGATATTTGATGGCTTTGCTGCAG GTATTGAGATTACAAACCATGCAACTGCAACTTTAGAAGGAAATCAGATTTTTAACAACCGCTTTGGTGGGTTGTTTCTTGCATCTGGTGTCAACGTGACAATGAAAG ATAATAAGATAATGAACAATCAAGACGCCATCGAAAAAGCTGTGAGCCGAGGACAATGCCTGTATAAGATTTCCAGTTACACCAGCTATCCAATGCATGATTTTTACAG ATGTCACACCTGTAACACAACAGACCGCAATGCAATTTGTGTGAACTGCATCAAAAAGTGTCATCAAGGACATGATGTAGAGTTTATTAGACATGATAG GTTTTTCTGTGACTGTGGTGCTGGGACATTGTCAAACCCATGCACGTTAGCTGGAGAGCCGACACATGACACGGATACACTGTATGACTCTGCTCCTCCTATAGAGTCCAGCACACTGCAGCACAACTGA